A part of Ignavibacteriales bacterium genomic DNA contains:
- a CDS encoding CHAT domain-containing protein, producing MIIYKTSILLLLILSLFQPADKNFSGSENNDLKKSDKFSASDSIYKSVITANWNVELLKSYQRIILNSDINSNHEKQKLEKLHDGFEKSFLFAMISNRDGNYDQMFDTLYSKFSNHQDFLPYYEELIFSASATDRLSMLDAKLNGDKSFDESFDKNILLYFINSAKGKYKDAEKFITQLVVNDTTNYELFFHYSFLQRSLGDYQLALTVINKALKLAEKDKWFQIKALLAKGSLYFLSGENEKALTEYESALKLSQKVGDRQNESKAMVDVGIMSDMNGEVEKAREYFNKAITISKSINDNENLAFAYSELGVSFSFTNELIDAKENYKRSYQIYKSLGNKMRLSFLSDNLGRIYLNIFDFKSALKYYNDGVEFAGDNKRALALNLTGIADVYSNISNYSEALKYYRKAQEITSDIKEIDLSSLINSGLGILNFNLERFSGSLQFFEKAFSESEEAGNLYTSADLYNKLGIASFKLDSLDNAKMFLQKSITLSKKINSFYTETLSTLDIALVYFESDQTKEARNYISIAKNSASKYGFDNILSEAQLIEGNIYSKENNFNEAKNSYLSSLNIARRLNETNLQIEALHSLGNLFAEHSLNEAAESYFKSAVKLIEDVSRPLFEENEVQIFYFSSKAEVYNSYANLLLNQKRFGEAFELIDHSRSRNMMQNLSNIKLQAAVGSDSLLEKIYEYEWLIHSQLLSENEIDSVKIQSRLLKEEIVKTDPSLAKYLNFDSSHSIKNIQNGLSEKENFISIYSNKRFTHIFLITKKDFQHFEINKGQGDILSMLSSISPFYDDSISDHEFYNQDLFSFNAKSAFDFYSTLLKPVLTKVNKSSDIIFSPSTELIAFPFEFLVKSFDNNSSPYSYNDKEFLIYDYNISYANSAANYLELKENKKLSNNKSLIIGNPFINSSTNEFADRRGLLEENSGVPRNVALLPLKYSEEEISGVGNLIGANQVLTNTEATETNFKLNCENNKIIHLSTHSMLFNKQPVIFFSNSYDTENDGFLEASEIVQLKLNSDLVVLSSCNSGLGAIDASEGILGMSKAFFESGSKSVVVSLWEVNDKYTSKFMILFYKRLSEGFDKSEALRLAKLDFIKEYSPNPFYWSAFILNGNISKIDLKQSVNMQPYIIGLLAIFTVSVLFIYWRRKQKLSAV from the coding sequence ATGATTATATACAAGACATCCATATTATTGCTGCTGATACTTTCCTTGTTTCAGCCCGCCGATAAAAATTTTTCCGGTTCTGAAAATAATGACTTAAAAAAATCCGACAAATTTTCTGCTTCAGATTCGATTTACAAATCTGTAATTACAGCCAATTGGAATGTTGAACTGTTAAAATCTTATCAGAGAATTATCCTCAATTCTGATATTAACTCCAACCATGAAAAACAAAAATTAGAAAAATTACACGATGGTTTTGAGAAGTCATTTTTATTTGCAATGATTTCCAACCGCGATGGAAATTACGACCAAATGTTCGACACCCTCTATTCAAAATTTTCAAATCATCAGGATTTTCTCCCTTATTACGAAGAGCTTATTTTCAGTGCATCTGCTACCGATAGATTATCAATGCTTGATGCAAAACTTAATGGAGATAAATCCTTCGACGAATCGTTCGATAAAAATATTTTGCTCTATTTTATTAATTCGGCAAAAGGAAAGTACAAAGACGCAGAAAAATTTATAACTCAGTTAGTTGTGAATGATACCACAAATTATGAGTTGTTTTTTCACTATTCATTCTTGCAGAGGAGTCTTGGAGATTATCAATTAGCACTTACAGTAATTAATAAAGCCCTGAAGCTGGCTGAAAAAGACAAATGGTTTCAAATAAAAGCATTACTTGCAAAAGGTTCGCTGTATTTTCTTTCCGGCGAAAATGAAAAAGCATTAACAGAATATGAAAGTGCATTAAAACTTTCACAAAAAGTCGGCGATAGACAAAATGAATCCAAAGCCATGGTTGATGTTGGAATCATGTCGGACATGAATGGCGAAGTGGAAAAAGCAAGAGAGTATTTCAATAAGGCAATAACGATTTCAAAGAGTATTAACGATAATGAAAATCTCGCATTCGCTTATTCTGAACTTGGCGTATCATTTTCTTTCACAAATGAATTAATTGATGCGAAAGAGAATTACAAACGCAGCTATCAGATTTATAAAAGTCTTGGAAATAAAATGAGGTTGTCATTTTTATCCGATAACCTCGGAAGAATTTATCTAAACATATTTGACTTTAAATCTGCACTTAAATACTACAACGATGGGGTAGAATTTGCGGGCGATAACAAAAGAGCGCTTGCATTAAATCTTACCGGAATAGCCGATGTGTATTCTAATATATCAAACTACAGCGAAGCATTAAAATACTATCGCAAGGCACAAGAAATAACTTCCGATATAAAAGAAATTGATTTGTCTTCTCTGATAAACTCGGGGCTCGGAATCCTTAACTTTAATCTTGAAAGATTTTCCGGGTCGCTCCAATTTTTTGAAAAAGCATTTTCCGAAAGTGAGGAGGCGGGAAACCTTTATACTTCCGCCGACCTTTATAATAAACTTGGCATTGCTTCATTCAAATTAGACAGCCTTGACAATGCAAAAATGTTTTTGCAAAAATCAATTACACTCTCTAAAAAGATAAATTCATTTTACACTGAAACGCTTTCCACACTCGACATTGCTTTGGTTTATTTTGAATCGGATCAAACTAAGGAGGCTCGAAACTATATTTCTATTGCAAAAAACTCCGCATCTAAATATGGCTTCGATAATATTCTTTCCGAAGCACAGTTAATAGAAGGGAATATCTATTCCAAAGAAAATAATTTTAACGAAGCAAAAAATAGTTATCTGTCTTCTCTGAATATCGCACGCAGGTTAAATGAAACTAATCTCCAAATTGAAGCACTGCATTCATTAGGAAATTTATTTGCCGAACACAGTTTGAACGAAGCTGCTGAATCTTATTTCAAGTCTGCTGTTAAATTAATTGAGGATGTCTCCCGCCCTTTGTTTGAAGAAAATGAAGTACAGATTTTTTATTTTTCATCTAAAGCTGAAGTATATAACTCTTATGCAAATCTGTTGTTAAATCAGAAAAGATTTGGAGAAGCATTTGAATTGATTGATCACTCAAGATCGAGAAACATGATGCAGAACCTGAGCAATATCAAGCTTCAGGCGGCAGTTGGCAGCGATTCCTTGTTAGAAAAAATTTACGAATACGAGTGGCTGATTCATTCTCAGCTTCTTTCGGAGAATGAGATAGACTCGGTTAAAATTCAATCTCGTCTTCTTAAAGAAGAAATCGTAAAGACTGATCCATCATTAGCAAAATACTTAAACTTCGACAGCAGTCATTCAATTAAAAATATACAGAATGGTCTTTCAGAAAAAGAAAACTTCATTTCAATTTATTCTAATAAAAGATTCACCCATATTTTTTTAATTACGAAAAAAGATTTTCAGCATTTTGAAATAAACAAAGGTCAAGGCGATATTCTTTCAATGCTCTCGTCTATTTCTCCTTTTTATGATGACAGCATTTCAGACCATGAATTTTATAATCAGGATTTATTTTCATTCAATGCAAAATCAGCTTTTGATTTCTACTCAACTTTGCTCAAACCGGTTTTAACAAAAGTTAATAAAAGCAGTGATATTATTTTTTCACCATCAACTGAACTAATAGCATTTCCATTTGAATTTCTTGTTAAGTCTTTCGATAATAATTCCAGTCCCTATAGTTATAATGATAAAGAATTTCTGATCTATGATTATAATATTTCATACGCAAACTCTGCTGCTAATTATCTCGAGCTAAAAGAAAATAAAAAACTTAGTAACAATAAATCCTTGATCATCGGAAATCCTTTTATCAACAGCAGCACAAACGAATTTGCAGACAGAAGAGGATTACTCGAAGAAAATTCCGGTGTACCGCGAAATGTGGCGTTACTTCCTTTAAAATATTCCGAAGAAGAAATTAGCGGGGTGGGAAACTTGATCGGCGCAAATCAAGTATTAACAAATACAGAAGCCACCGAAACAAACTTCAAATTAAATTGTGAGAATAATAAGATCATTCATCTTTCGACTCATTCAATGCTCTTCAATAAACAGCCGGTCATTTTCTTTTCAAATTCTTACGACACTGAAAACGACGGCTTTCTCGAGGCATCTGAAATTGTTCAGTTGAAACTCAACAGCGATCTGGTTGTGCTCAGTTCGTGCAATTCCGGTTTGGGCGCCATTGATGCATCCGAAGGAATACTCGGAATGTCAAAAGCATTTTTTGAATCTGGATCTAAAAGCGTAGTGGTTTCTTTATGGGAAGTAAATGATAAATACACCTCAAAATTTATGATCCTATTTTACAAAAGATTAAGCGAAGGCTTTGATAAATCAGAAGCGCTGCGATTAGCAAAACTTGATTTCATAAAAGAATATTCCCCCAACCCTTTTTACTGGAGTGCTTTCATACTGAATGGTAATATTTCAAAAATAGATTTGAAACAGAGTGTAAACATGCAGCCTTACATTATCGGACTACTTGCGATATTTACAGTTTCAGTATTATTCATATATTGGAGGAGAAAGCAAAAATTATCTGCGGTATAA
- a CDS encoding T9SS type A sorting domain-containing protein, whose protein sequence is MKKLFTAFCVSFLVLSFTFSPSALAQSIFTEDFETGTASTEWQAFFAGEDMLAAVPMANAPIPLLTGGSYVGWLQDVDTSYTGIALAIAGTTDLMDYSIEADVYCYVNHPDGSAYTGLVIYADSTIGTYIKMTADFDAVPYPRIRLFNNRFNFSTFTYSFDYSYKADSIPGGIPTENGWHKMKVEVKTLNADSTAFWCYFDGQLLGTVPAIDSGEDRMSSGKYGVYIFQNGFPLPGYFDNITVNSLVTSLDDNSNTGLPDGFYLEQNFPNPFNPETNIAYQISTGNYVTLSVYDLLGRKIKTLVSKEQSAGSYTVNWNGTDESGNNVPTGIYLYTLSAGNFTSSKKMILLK, encoded by the coding sequence ATGAAAAAATTATTTACTGCTTTTTGTGTTTCGTTTTTGGTTTTATCGTTTACATTTTCTCCATCAGCTCTCGCACAGTCAATCTTTACAGAAGATTTTGAAACCGGTACGGCAAGTACTGAATGGCAAGCTTTCTTTGCAGGAGAAGATATGTTAGCCGCAGTCCCGATGGCTAATGCACCCATCCCCCTTTTAACCGGCGGTAGTTATGTTGGTTGGCTTCAGGACGTTGATACTTCTTACACAGGAATTGCTCTCGCAATCGCCGGCACTACTGACCTGATGGATTATTCAATTGAAGCAGATGTTTATTGTTATGTTAATCATCCCGACGGGTCAGCATATACCGGGTTGGTAATTTATGCAGACAGCACTATCGGGACATACATAAAGATGACTGCCGATTTTGATGCAGTTCCTTATCCGCGAATCAGGTTGTTTAATAACCGATTTAATTTTTCTACTTTTACCTACTCTTTTGATTATTCTTACAAAGCCGATAGTATCCCCGGTGGCATTCCAACAGAAAATGGCTGGCACAAAATGAAAGTGGAAGTAAAAACACTTAACGCAGACAGCACGGCTTTCTGGTGCTACTTCGATGGACAGTTATTAGGCACCGTTCCCGCAATTGATAGCGGTGAAGATAGAATGAGCTCGGGTAAATATGGTGTATATATTTTTCAGAATGGTTTTCCCCTCCCCGGTTACTTCGATAATATCACTGTTAATTCGCTCGTAACATCTTTGGATGATAATTCAAATACAGGGTTGCCCGATGGATTTTATCTTGAACAGAATTTTCCAAATCCATTTAATCCAGAGACAAATATTGCTTATCAGATTTCTACAGGTAACTATGTAACACTTTCTGTTTATGATCTGCTCGGACGAAAGATAAAAACGCTGGTCTCGAAAGAACAATCAGCCGGCAGTTACACAGTCAACTGGAATGGAACCGATGAATCAGGAAATAATGTACCGACAGGAATTTATCTATACACTTTAAGTGCAGGAAATTTTACATCCAGCAAGAAAATGATTTTGTTGAAGTAA
- a CDS encoding TonB-dependent receptor, with amino-acid sequence MKNLLKNISFRCFVSIFVFASIINYAGTTGKISGTVRDAETGEPLPGCNIIIEGTILGAASNLDGDFFILNIPPGIYSLRATMIGYKPYSISSVRVLIDLTTTLEIEMETQVLNLDEEVVVVAVRPLIQKDVTSKLSVVSSDEILNMPVNNVQDILSTKAGFTTDSEGQLHVRGGRTGEIGYMIDGVKVDDPLYGGFNSALNKDAINEMQVISGTFNAEYGDAMSSIVNLVTKDGGSNFHGKLEYTSPMINSSPYRKPNPFAGVVDQSDYENIKMYDEQIIPIPGLMTASLNGPIAADLSFLLSGVYRNEDSYLPHGYNVEGDGFAKLTYSMTPTIKISLSGQMTGQKFQGYNHAWKYLSDHQAHTEIQSTRLGIVFTQTLGNSFFYTANLSRFKNHRIVQVGDKLPSEYIMGRTGETVYFFVEGDDSEFADNNTVTYRGKVDATFQANINNQFKGGFELVKHDINVHEESEPWPSGAQFKDIYSKNPIEFSGYLQDKIEYNYLIVNVGLRFDYVDPSATMWPDIRRFGYFDENNNWILADEVKVDPKTQISPRIGLAHPITEDAVLHFSYGHFFQYPDYNSLYYNNGRDINTSLPLIGNPNVKAQKTVSYEAGIKYKLSESWALDLTAWNKDITDLLSTLQISYLSQDYVVFFNSDYASVKGVDLTISKRYSNYFSGSIDYTYMVAKGNNSQPLGGYFNAFTKEEIPHQEYFLDFDQRHKFAVNLNFNIPENSGINILGMDLLSNLNINIILKANSGLPYTPYVDPTVRIDINSGRKPWTSTVDIRAIKTIPFSGVAAAIFLEITNLLNTENVVYVYSRTGKPFDTGQPGLVGSSPDADHNPTYIGPPRIIKFGVQFVL; translated from the coding sequence TTGAAAAATCTTCTAAAAAATATTTCGTTTCGCTGCTTTGTAAGTATATTCGTTTTTGCGTCAATTATTAATTATGCAGGAACTACCGGAAAAATTTCCGGCACTGTTAGAGATGCCGAAACAGGTGAACCACTCCCGGGATGTAACATAATTATCGAAGGTACAATTTTAGGCGCCGCCAGCAACTTAGATGGTGATTTTTTCATTTTAAATATTCCTCCCGGAATCTACAGCTTGCGTGCTACTATGATTGGTTATAAACCTTACAGCATCAGCAGCGTTAGAGTGTTGATAGATCTTACTACTACATTAGAAATTGAAATGGAAACTCAAGTGCTCAATCTTGATGAAGAAGTTGTTGTTGTTGCTGTACGCCCGTTGATTCAAAAAGATGTTACTTCAAAATTATCTGTTGTAAGTTCGGATGAAATATTGAATATGCCGGTTAATAATGTGCAGGATATATTATCCACCAAAGCCGGATTTACCACTGACTCCGAAGGACAGCTTCATGTTCGCGGAGGAAGAACCGGCGAGATTGGTTATATGATTGATGGAGTTAAAGTTGACGACCCTTTATACGGCGGTTTTAACAGCGCTCTGAATAAAGATGCTATTAATGAAATGCAGGTTATCAGCGGTACATTTAATGCAGAGTACGGTGATGCAATGTCAAGCATAGTAAATCTTGTTACAAAGGATGGGGGCTCAAATTTTCATGGTAAACTTGAATATACTTCACCAATGATAAATTCTTCGCCATACAGAAAACCAAACCCATTCGCCGGTGTGGTTGATCAATCTGACTACGAAAACATTAAAATGTACGACGAGCAAATTATCCCCATTCCCGGCTTAATGACTGCTTCGTTAAATGGTCCCATAGCTGCCGACTTGTCTTTTTTGCTCTCAGGCGTTTATAGAAATGAAGATAGTTATCTCCCGCATGGCTATAATGTAGAGGGAGATGGATTTGCTAAACTAACCTATTCAATGACTCCCACAATTAAAATCTCTCTTTCCGGACAAATGACCGGGCAAAAATTTCAAGGCTACAACCACGCATGGAAATATCTCAGTGATCATCAAGCACATACTGAAATTCAATCAACCAGACTTGGAATAGTTTTTACACAAACACTTGGCAACAGCTTTTTTTATACGGCAAACCTATCAAGATTTAAAAATCACAGAATAGTGCAGGTGGGGGATAAATTACCGTCAGAATATATAATGGGAAGAACCGGCGAAACAGTTTATTTTTTTGTCGAGGGAGACGATTCTGAATTTGCTGATAATAATACCGTTACTTACCGTGGAAAAGTTGATGCGACTTTTCAAGCAAATATTAATAATCAGTTTAAAGGCGGTTTCGAATTAGTAAAACATGATATTAATGTGCACGAAGAATCAGAACCCTGGCCTTCAGGTGCACAGTTCAAAGATATTTATTCAAAAAACCCAATTGAGTTTAGTGGTTATTTGCAGGATAAAATTGAGTATAATTATTTAATAGTTAACGTTGGCTTGCGGTTTGATTATGTTGATCCAAGTGCAACTATGTGGCCTGATATCCGCAGGTTCGGATATTTTGACGAAAATAATAACTGGATACTCGCTGATGAAGTAAAGGTTGATCCTAAAACTCAAATCAGTCCGCGCATCGGATTAGCTCATCCAATTACGGAAGATGCTGTGCTTCATTTTTCTTACGGTCATTTTTTTCAATACCCGGATTACAATTCTTTATACTATAACAACGGCAGAGATATTAACACCTCCCTTCCATTAATTGGGAACCCAAATGTTAAAGCCCAAAAAACAGTTTCTTATGAAGCAGGAATAAAATACAAATTAAGTGAAAGCTGGGCATTGGATTTAACAGCATGGAATAAAGACATAACAGACTTGCTCTCAACTTTACAGATAAGTTATCTATCCCAGGATTATGTGGTCTTTTTTAATTCTGATTATGCAAGTGTAAAAGGAGTTGATCTAACAATCAGCAAACGTTACAGTAATTATTTTTCAGGTTCGATTGATTACACTTATATGGTTGCTAAAGGAAATAACTCACAGCCGTTGGGCGGCTACTTTAATGCTTTTACAAAAGAAGAAATCCCCCACCAGGAATATTTTCTTGATTTTGATCAACGTCATAAGTTTGCAGTGAATTTGAATTTCAACATTCCTGAAAATAGCGGAATAAATATTTTAGGAATGGATTTACTCTCCAATCTTAATATCAATATTATTCTAAAAGCTAACAGCGGTTTGCCATACACTCCGTATGTAGATCCAACTGTTCGAATTGATATAAACTCAGGAAGAAAACCATGGACTTCCACGGTTGATATTCGAGCAATAAAAACGATTCCTTTTTCAGGAGTTGCGGCTGCAATTTTTTTAGAAATAACAAATCTTCTCAACACAGAAAATGTTGTCTATGTTTATTCGCGCACCGGAAAGCCTTTTGATACGGGGCAGCCGGGCTTGGTAGGATCTTCTCCAGATGCAGATCATAACCCAACATACATCGGACCGCCGAGAATTATAAAGTTTGGCGTTCAATTTGTTTTGTAA
- a CDS encoding PorV/PorQ family protein — MKTFITFILAATIQLTVFAGDFSKVGTTAAQFLKIGVGARAMALGGSFTAIANDVSTLYWNPAGLTNLQNFSVAVSHTEWFAEISHDFAGAVYSLNESDVIALSVVGLNTSEQEVTTVTQPDGTGIYYDVSDLAIGLSYARALTDRFSVGLTAKYIQQNLYNESANTFALDLGTFLRTGFHDLIIAMSISNFGGSMQLEGRDLITVTDINSNISGNYNTDARLKTEAWALPLIFRVGVAMNIVGGSDPFIASDQNRFTLAVDGVHPNDNTEKVNIGGEYAWDEMVFARVGYRMNYDLEKWTFGLGLLMDVGSQKVGFDYALIDFNDLGKVSQFSVELRF; from the coding sequence ATGAAAACATTTATTACTTTTATTCTGGCTGCAACAATTCAACTAACAGTTTTTGCAGGTGATTTTTCAAAAGTTGGAACTACTGCAGCGCAGTTTCTAAAAATTGGAGTGGGTGCACGAGCAATGGCACTTGGCGGTTCATTTACTGCTATTGCGAATGATGTCAGCACTTTATACTGGAATCCTGCCGGGTTAACAAATCTTCAAAATTTTTCTGTTGCAGTATCTCATACTGAATGGTTTGCAGAAATCTCACACGATTTTGCCGGCGCAGTTTATTCCTTAAATGAAAGTGATGTTATTGCGTTGAGTGTTGTTGGATTAAATACAAGTGAGCAGGAAGTTACAACAGTAACCCAGCCTGATGGAACTGGAATTTATTATGACGTTAGCGATCTTGCAATCGGACTAAGTTATGCCCGTGCTTTAACGGATCGTTTTTCTGTCGGCTTAACTGCCAAATACATTCAGCAAAATCTTTATAATGAATCAGCCAACACATTTGCTCTTGATCTTGGAACTTTTCTGCGAACCGGTTTTCACGATCTCATAATTGCTATGAGCATTTCCAACTTTGGTGGAAGTATGCAATTGGAAGGGCGCGATTTAATTACTGTAACAGATATTAATAGTAATATTTCCGGCAACTACAATACCGATGCGCGGCTTAAAACCGAAGCATGGGCGCTGCCATTAATTTTCAGGGTGGGTGTTGCAATGAATATAGTCGGCGGCTCCGATCCGTTTATTGCTTCAGATCAAAACAGATTTACTCTTGCAGTTGATGGAGTTCATCCGAATGACAACACTGAAAAAGTAAATATCGGCGGTGAGTATGCCTGGGACGAAATGGTTTTTGCAAGGGTCGGTTACAGGATGAATTATGATCTGGAAAAATGGACTTTCGGTTTGGGATTATTGATGGATGTTGGAAGTCAAAAAGTTGGCTTCGATTATGCATTAATTGATTTTAACGATTTAGGTAAAGTTTCACAGTTTTCAGTTGAGTTAAGATTTTGA
- a CDS encoding insulinase family protein, translating into MLRKYASLLSVLLISIIIFQASFLNARQIEKYKADTLPKGVSIYQLDNGMQVLLIENPALPMAGVNVAVKVGSAYETFSTSGMSHMLEHLLFNGTTTRNQKQLYDDVDLIGGYNNASTAEFYTNFMMVTPFENIKKGMEIQADMLFNSTLPLEKFEKEKGIVLEEISKTLADPQEQIERNTLSILYDGHSLSLPTLGTYSTIQSMSRDNVFSFYKNNYVPNNMILTVVGNFQSASMLEIIKEIYGQSNPGLVQREINSEWKIGLQSPEFHGLYTGMIYNRFYDGEENFLQLFYELPNSSFLEYYDLINLTLGRDQNAIQDSLIKQFPLKVKSINLSTRLSPFKNFIEAKILLDNPADYNAVINSLSKMFADLNFSLTSETIEAEAIKARTEFLKNIEKPHMFGIYNSNELVIKGIESVLASYESKAFYESAKELELLKITSHPLVIIQSPSIKAQTDTVKTSNEIKLFEDKSTGKSLIAVQNDVSDLLAIHYLVKHKAFYESKYGKDAAKILHDCFNQRLESEANKKISNKFGLTFIVNDNPYIPMDDIYLHPDFGYIRVEGLADDLSSAINYVNDQIKNFVPTEAEFNSAVEQINNIKMMTMGGDKAKHLFEESYKSLVYESDPYSNNQVVLTYENLLAFAKEYFHPGNMIVSVVSPEALKAFISFLITL; encoded by the coding sequence ATGTTAAGAAAATACGCTAGTCTGCTTAGTGTTCTCTTAATCAGCATAATAATTTTTCAGGCATCTTTTCTGAACGCCCGGCAAATTGAAAAGTATAAAGCTGATACTTTACCGAAAGGTGTTTCGATTTATCAATTAGATAACGGAATGCAAGTTCTGCTAATTGAAAATCCTGCGCTTCCCATGGCGGGGGTGAATGTCGCAGTAAAAGTCGGTTCAGCTTACGAAACTTTTTCAACAAGCGGAATGAGCCACATGCTCGAACATTTACTTTTTAACGGAACAACTACTCGAAATCAAAAGCAGCTTTATGATGATGTTGATTTAATTGGCGGATACAACAACGCAAGCACAGCAGAGTTCTACACTAATTTTATGATGGTAACTCCTTTCGAAAACATAAAAAAGGGAATGGAAATTCAAGCGGACATGCTTTTCAATTCAACTTTGCCTTTAGAAAAATTTGAAAAAGAAAAAGGAATTGTGCTTGAAGAAATTTCTAAAACTCTTGCCGATCCGCAAGAACAAATAGAACGCAACACACTATCAATTCTATATGACGGGCATTCTCTTTCTTTACCAACTCTTGGAACTTATTCAACCATACAATCAATGTCCCGCGATAATGTTTTTTCTTTTTATAAGAATAATTATGTCCCGAATAATATGATACTAACTGTGGTTGGTAATTTTCAATCAGCTTCTATGCTTGAAATCATTAAAGAAATTTATGGTCAATCTAATCCGGGCTTAGTTCAACGCGAAATTAATTCCGAGTGGAAAATAGGTTTACAATCACCTGAATTTCATGGACTTTATACAGGAATGATTTATAATCGTTTCTATGACGGCGAAGAAAATTTCTTGCAGTTATTCTATGAACTTCCAAACAGTTCATTTTTAGAGTATTATGATTTGATTAATCTAACTTTAGGTAGAGATCAAAATGCCATTCAGGATTCATTAATAAAACAATTCCCGCTGAAAGTTAAATCAATAAATTTATCCACGCGTTTATCTCCTTTCAAAAATTTTATAGAGGCAAAAATTCTTTTGGATAATCCGGCGGACTATAATGCCGTGATAAATTCGCTTTCAAAAATGTTTGCAGATTTAAATTTTAGTTTGACGAGTGAAACAATTGAAGCAGAGGCAATTAAAGCCCGCACGGAGTTTTTAAAAAATATTGAAAAGCCTCACATGTTCGGAATTTATAATTCGAATGAATTGGTCATAAAAGGGATTGAGTCGGTACTTGCTTCTTATGAAAGCAAAGCTTTTTATGAATCCGCAAAAGAACTTGAACTTCTGAAAATTACTTCTCATCCTTTGGTTATTATTCAGTCGCCGAGCATTAAAGCACAAACCGATACAGTTAAGACATCAAATGAAATAAAATTATTTGAAGATAAATCAACAGGCAAATCTTTAATCGCAGTTCAGAATGATGTTAGCGATCTATTGGCAATTCATTACTTAGTGAAACATAAAGCGTTTTACGAATCTAAATACGGCAAGGATGCGGCAAAAATTCTGCACGATTGTTTTAACCAGCGCCTGGAGTCAGAAGCAAATAAAAAAATCAGCAATAAGTTTGGACTCACATTTATTGTAAATGATAACCCATACATACCGATGGATGATATTTACCTCCACCCTGATTTTGGTTATATAAGAGTTGAAGGCTTGGCAGATGATCTTTCCAGTGCGATTAATTATGTGAATGATCAAATCAAAAATTTTGTCCCGACTGAAGCTGAATTTAACAGCGCCGTTGAGCAGATCAACAATATTAAAATGATGACGATGGGGGGAGATAAAGCAAAGCATTTGTTTGAGGAATCTTATAAATCTTTAGTCTATGAATCAGATCCGTATTCAAACAATCAAGTAGTTCTGACTTATGAAAATTTATTGGCTTTTGCAAAGGAATATTTTCACCCGGGGAATATGATTGTATCTGTTGTCTCCCCAGAAGCCTTGAAAGCATTCATAAGCTTTTTAATAACTTTATAA
- a CDS encoding insulinase family protein, with protein MGFCKGIFSPGEYDCICCLPRSLESIHKLFNNFITEPILEEPGVYSKSLILNQKETAIEKDGQGERSYLFWGFTKNIDSKDAPALQALALVLADDIIFDIREKQGMAYGMSAGIEVINDKALFYISQGTRPQNVDKLVPQYPNFFTMAAADTLTEGELQKSINMYLGKMMFRRLSSINQAYYLGNSLYFQNNFNYDKQFLESLKNVKLSDVKEAARKYMQINNPVSVIIR; from the coding sequence ATTGGCTTTTGCAAAGGAATATTTTCACCCGGGGAATATGATTGTATCTGTTGTCTCCCCAGAAGCCTTGAAAGCATTCATAAGCTTTTTAATAACTTTATAACCGAACCTATTTTAGAGGAGCCGGGGGTATATTCTAAATCACTTATTCTTAACCAAAAGGAAACTGCAATTGAAAAAGACGGGCAGGGTGAACGGTCATATTTATTTTGGGGATTTACAAAAAATATTGATTCCAAAGATGCCCCAGCCTTACAGGCACTTGCATTAGTTCTTGCCGACGATATTATTTTTGACATACGGGAAAAGCAGGGAATGGCTTACGGTATGAGCGCAGGTATTGAAGTAATAAATGACAAAGCTCTTTTCTACATATCTCAGGGAACCCGACCGCAAAATGTTGACAAGTTGGTCCCGCAATATCCTAATTTTTTTACGATGGCTGCCGCTGATACTCTAACAGAAGGCGAGTTACAAAAATCAATAAATATGTATTTGGGAAAAATGATGTTCAGAAGATTATCAAGCATCAATCAGGCATATTATCTTGGCAACTCACTTTATTTTCAGAATAATTTTAATTACGATAAACAATTTCTCGAGAGTTTAAAAAACGTAAAACTAAGCGATGTGAAAGAAGCCGCTAGAAAATATATGCAGATTAATAACCCTGTATCTGTAATTATTAGATGA